A section of the Bdellovibrionales bacterium genome encodes:
- a CDS encoding multicopper oxidase domain-containing protein: MPEPTTVHWHGLHVPIEMDGVTGFSQEPIQPGQSFVYEFTLEQHGTYFYHPHFMGAKQVGLGMSGFFIIHPRNPQPHQTVDRDYAYFLQTWMIHPGSPIPDTMEMTEFNYFTMNGKPAPDIIPMRAKSGERVRIRVANLSMLTHPIHLHGHSFRISDWGAGFLPPHQQI, from the coding sequence TTGCCAGAGCCAACTACGGTGCACTGGCACGGCCTTCATGTTCCCATTGAAATGGATGGCGTTACGGGATTTTCGCAAGAGCCGATTCAGCCGGGCCAATCATTCGTCTATGAATTCACGTTAGAACAGCATGGAACCTATTTTTATCATCCTCATTTCATGGGAGCCAAACAAGTAGGGCTTGGTATGAGCGGATTTTTCATCATTCATCCCCGAAACCCTCAGCCTCACCAGACTGTCGATCGCGACTACGCCTATTTCCTGCAAACTTGGATGATCCACCCAGGAAGCCCGATCCCCGATACCATGGAAATGACGGAGTTCAACTACTTCACCATGAATGGAAAACCTGCGCCAGATATCATCCCAATGCGGGCGAAGTCCGGAGAGCGGGTTCGCATACGTGTAGCAAATCTAAGTATGCTCACTCATCCTATTCATTTACACGGCCATAGTTTCCGGATCAGTGATTGGGGAGCTGGTTTCTTGCCCCCACATCAGCAGATTTAG
- a CDS encoding multicopper oxidase domain-containing protein, producing the protein MDFTAGRKGKWLLHCHFMHHTMNDMHRNPILGGGVSHAAHEMGGMHTWIEVT; encoded by the coding sequence ATGGACTTCACGGCGGGCAGGAAAGGCAAGTGGCTTCTCCATTGTCACTTCATGCACCACACGATGAACGACATGCATCGAAATCCAATTCTCGGCGGTGGAGTGAGCCACGCTGCCCATGAAATGGGCGGCATGCATACTTGGATTGAGGTGACGTAA
- a CDS encoding ATP-binding protein: MDTLPKTQDGADLFFQILSLRAERKKRFDYHQSHFSEWDRVFINPLNTAAAIDRIIHKCETFNIKGPSWRAEEAKKRTKIKATLADKKVQPSIKTSS, encoded by the coding sequence TTGGATACATTGCCCAAAACCCAAGATGGAGCGGATCTGTTCTTCCAAATTTTATCGCTAAGAGCAGAGCGAAAAAAGCGTTTTGATTACCACCAATCTCACTTCTCCGAATGGGACAGGGTGTTTATTAATCCATTAAACACAGCAGCTGCCATCGATCGAATCATTCATAAATGCGAAACCTTCAACATCAAGGGCCCGAGTTGGAGAGCGGAAGAGGCAAAAAAAAGAACAAAAATAAAAGCAACTCTGGCGGATAAGAAAGTACAGCCCTCCATCAAAACGTCATCCTGA